From one Eucalyptus grandis isolate ANBG69807.140 chromosome 9, ASM1654582v1, whole genome shotgun sequence genomic stretch:
- the LOC104418353 gene encoding probable glucan 1,3-beta-glucosidase A yields the protein MAPCYHHSYLLLCSLWVFCPSILAQTAEFNLPLKAVNLGNWLVTEGWMMPSRFDGLNGQLLDGTQVQFKSTKVGKFLSAENGGGATLVANRDQASGWETFRLWRISDKKFNLRVFNKQFVGLQGQGITVVAVSSNPSASETFDIIRKPDNPNRVRFQASNGMFLQAKSPTEVTADYTGGSSWDDNDPSIFEMNIVGGLQGEYQITNGYGPSAAPTLLRDHWNNYITEQDFEFMAANSLTAVRIPVGWWIAYDPTPPAPFVGGSLNALDNAFTWAVKHGMKVIVDLHAAPGSQNGQFHSASRDGFLEWGDSHIEETVKVIDFLAARYGHHPALVAIELMNEPQAPDVKFEDLTKYYRLGYEAVRSHTPNAYVIMSNRLGQVNPQELLQFARGLSRVIIDVHYYNLYNSMFQQWNLQQNIDYIYNDRASDLSKVTPANGPLSFVGEWTSALAFDGATKEDSGKFAKAQQDVYGRATFGWAYWSYRCKYDAWNLKQMIQDGLIKI from the exons ATGGCGCCCTGTTATCACCATTCATACCTGCTCCTTTGTTCTCTCTGGGTGTTCTGTCCCTCGATCCTCGCCCAGACCGCGGAGTTCAACTTGCCCCTCAAGGCTGTAAACCTCGGAAATTGGCTTGTCACCGAGGGGTGGATGATGCCTTCTCGGTTCGATGGACTCAATGGACAGCTCTTG GATGGGACTCAAGTGCAGTTCAAGTCAACAAAGGTCGGGAAATTCCTGAGTGCTGAAAACGGCGGCGGAGCCACCCTTGTCGCCAATCGCGATCAGGCCTCTGGCTGGGAAACTTTCAGG CTGTGGAGAATTTCCGACAAAAAATTCAACCTCAGAGTTTTCAACAAGCAATTTGTCGGATTGCAAGGACAAGGAATAACGGTTGTCGCTGTTTCCAGTAACCCGAGCGCCTCAGAGACTTTTGACATTATCAGGAAACCGGACAATCCCAATCGAGTTCGATTTCAAGCATCTAATGGGATGTTTCTCCAG GCAAAGTCGCCGACGGAAGTGACGGCAGATTATACTGGAGGCTCGAGTTGGGATGACAATGACCCATCGATCTTTGAAATGAACATTGTCGGCGGTTTACAAGGTGAATACCAAATAACAAATGGATATGGCCCCAGTGCTGCCCCAACACTCCTACGG GATCATTGGAACAATTACATTACCGAGCAGGACTTTGAATTTATGGCGGCCAATAGTCTAACTGCTGTGAGGATTCCAGTAGGATGGTGGATTGCGTATGATCCGACGCCGCCAGCGCCTTTTGTGGGAGGCTCGCTGAATGCACTGGACAACGCATTTACATGGGCAGT gaaGCATGGTATGAAGGTAATAGTTGATCTCCATGCTGCTCCGGGATCTCAAAACGGCCAATTTCATAGCGCATCGAGAGATGGATTTCTGGAATGGGGTGACTCTCACATTGAGGAGACCGTGAAAGTTATAGACTTCCTAGCAGCAAG ATATGGCCACCACCCAGCATTGGTTGCGATCGAGCTGATGAACGAGCCTCAAGCTCCGGATGTCAAGTTCGAGGATCTTACTAAATACTACCGGTTAGGTTACGAGGCTGTGAGGAGTCACACTCCGAATGCTTATGTCATCATGTCCAACCGGTTGGGACAAGTCAACCCGCAAGAGCTCCTTCAGTTCGCGAGAGGCTTGAGCCGAGTCATCATCGACGTGCATTACTACAACCTCTATAATTCGATGTTTCAACAGTGGAATCTGCAGCAGAACATTGACTACATCTATAACGATAGAGCTTCCGATCTGAGCAAAGTAACCCCGGCAAACGGCCCCTTGAGCTTTGTTG GGGAATGGACCTCAGCATTGGCCTTCGACGGGGCAACAAAGGAGGATTCGGGAAAGTTTGCCAAGGCTCAGCAAGATGTTTACGGGCGTGCCACTTTTGGGTGGGCGTATTGGTCTTATAGGTGCAAGTACGATGCCTGGAATCTCAAGCAGATGATTCAAGACGGTCTCATAAAGATCTAG